The Salminus brasiliensis chromosome 4, fSalBra1.hap2, whole genome shotgun sequence nucleotide sequence AACAATAGATCAGTTCTGGAGTAAAAGGCCTGTAACTGTAGCTTTATCAATGTGTATACCCTCACAATTCTAAGCACACCCTGTTAATCTAATATTAATAGAGCTATTAATGTAAATATGATGAAATTGTGTAAAACAAAGTATGTAAGTAAGTAGGTAAATATTCAGAGTAAAGTACAAATCAAAGTACAGTTGTGAAGTACTGtgtaccccccctccccagcaGACAATGCATAATAACACACCTCAGTGCACCTAAGGCAAGCAAATTATTGCTGCTGAGCTCTAAGATCTTTTAAACAGTTATGAAAAACAATATACCTGACAGAAATGACTTTATCCACTAATTTCTTGGCCAGCTGGAAAGTGTGTGTTCCCAAAGAGTGCTGCACCAAATCTGTAAAGAGCGAGAACAAGAGCTCATGTCAAAGCTGTGTCTAAATGTGGAACAACCCACCATAGCTGGACGAAGGGAGAACGTTTAAAGCCATATTTGGGACCCAGTATAGTAGTCAGAGTGATTTAAACTGGGGGTGGATGCTGAATGTAGATAAATGAATGCATGTGTTACCTCCATAGAGCTTTTTATTTGGGGTGCAGTAGAGATCCTTGATTGGAGAGTCTGTTTTGAAGGACTGGAGCAGAAGAGGAAACTCCTCTGGCTCAACACCctatcaaaaaaataaaaaagcaacgGTCAGTTATAGGGACTCTATAATGTCGGGAAACAGTACATGGAAACTCTATACTGAAGATTGACTTTAGCATAATCTAGCATGATGGCATTCCCAGTAATGGTGAACCTAAGGCTTCTAGGAACAAGGTTTTAACCCATTCGCAGTCCTGGTACAGATCTCCACTGTCCTGAGCCAACTTTGTATCTCTGAAATTgcaactttataggagaagggAACAAATGCTCTTAATGTTCAAAGTAAGTTAATATAAGAACTTATATCTGAACATTTTGGTCAATATTTCGTTATTCATAATGTATTGAATGCACAATGTAaattaaatgtcaataaaaagaagtatatacacagatcagccataacattaaaaccacccgcctaatattgtgtaagtCTCCCACGAGCCACCAGAACAGATCTGACCTGTCTCTGAAGGCGTCctctggtatctggcaccaatacgTTAGCAGCAGCAAGTCCTgcaaattgtgaggtggggccccCAGGGATTGCAttaggcacccatgaccctgttgccatttcactggttgtccttctttgCACCTCTATATactaggaacaccccacaagacctgccatgTTGGAAATGCCCTAACCCAGTCTTCTAGCAATCGCAATCTCGTCCTTATTAAAGTTGCTCAGATCCTTtgctgcttccaacacatcagctttaagaactgactgttcacttgcagcCTAATGCGTACCTTCCACCCCTTTATAGGTGCCATTCTAACTTTGATACGATCTTATTCACTTCACCCcaaagtggttttaatgttctggctgattggtgtagccAAAGATTTGTCCTGATAAGAGGGATAAAGCCATGTCTCCAAAGTGCAGTTAGAGTTTCACTGAAACATACTATGACTGAGATGCGAGGGTTGAGGTGTTTGATGGCAGCCGCAGTGCCAGCCAGCACTCCACACTGTCCCCCAGCAGGGACAATGACTGCATCCAGCTTGGGCACCTGCTCATGGATCTCAATGCCTACTGTACCCAGACCTGCCAGGTATACTGCACTGTCGTCCCTGCAAGGTGGAGAGGAGGACAGATGGAGGTGCATGGTGGATGGTTTAATGCATGGATGAACACCACAAAAAGTGTATTGTGTACACTCATTGCATTTGTATGTGTAATGTAAGTGAATTCCATCTTGGTGCGTGTGGATGCAGACATGTGGCTTTCTTAACGGTCACTAAGTCTTGGGTTTCAGAGTGTGTTCATGCAGCAGAGCTGTTGGATGAGGTAAAACAGTAATGCACTCACTCCTCCAGGCAGAGGTAGCCGTTTTCCTTGGCCAGGTGGCGAGCATGGTTTTGAGAGTCACGTGCCGTGCTGCCATAAGAGATCACCATTGCGCCATAGTCCCGGTACATGCGCAGCCGTGGAGGAGAGCTGTATGCAGGCATTATAACAAAGACTGGAATTCTCAGCTCCACTGCGTGATAGGCTACTGCCATGGAGAAGTTACAGTCTGTGGCCACAATCACACCTTTTTTCTGCTGGTCCTgtcagacatgcacacacaaaatgCACAGAATTCTTCAGAAGTCACATTTTGCCCTGTGATTAATGCACATTGATGTCCTCCCACTCTTTAAAACCCCATTCAAACAGGCTCTACAATTCATTTTTCAAAGTTtatactatgtccaaatgtttgtggacaccccttctaatgaatgcattcagctactttaagctgcacctagCAACAACACAGATGtctcaaatgcacacacatgtccagtccctgtagtcatgtattgccaatagaataggactctctctgtaccagattaacatgaacatactggcaccatgcctaatgccaggcacaggctagaggggtatgagctgtggaacagtggaactttgctccatccaatacttttgtccatatagtatattttgAGTAAGGCATTAACCTGTTACCTGTTTCAGTGTAGAGAGCAGATACAGAACTCCTCTCTCCTTCAATGAGCCTGTGTAGTGGAGGTGCTCTTTCTTCAGGTAAATCTCCATGCCGTATAGTTTGGATAGTCTGGAATACTGAAAGGCAGGAGGTATGACTTGTTTGGTTTGCAGTGAAGCTGGATGATAGTTTGTCTATTCAAGACCCCTGAGTGTTATCCCACTGAATAGTTCTCATTCCTTCTAAACCCAATCTCCTCAAGACATTTTGGTGTTAGGCCCTGTATTCCCAGCAGGAAAACCAGCAAAACAAAACCCCAGGCTAATCTCCTCTTGGCCCTCCTGAGAAAATGCTACAATTTGAGCTTTGATGTTACTCTTCTGCCCTTAGTAAATCAAAttttacaacacaacacatctcTCAAACAGCAGACGCTGGCTGCTTTTCATATTTACACTTGCTATTGTGTTTGGATAAAACTTTGGGTGGTGGGAGGATATTGTTTGGATGTTGATTTTGGGCCAATCCTTGGTATTTCAAACTGGAGAACATGCTGTCAGAATGTTTGTACAGAGGCTGAGTGGCCAGTTCCCAAAATAATTGATTACAATGAACATACTGTGCAAGGGGTCTTCTGAATTCCTGCTTGCTGGATTTTTAATGCAGCTGCACTGATGTCCTCAAACCGGAGGTACTCCACAGGAGGTTTGGGCGAAGACTTGTACTCCTTGCTCCTCTTGACGGAGGGTTTGGGAGGAGCCATTAGTTGGACCTCAGGCCCTCCTACAACCCTGGTCTCGAAGGTCTTCACGTCCCCATTCAGGTACTCCTCAGCACCAAAGTCTCTGAGACGCTCTGGACAAATGAGGGTGGGCCGACGGGCAAGGGTTCCATTGCTGATGGGGCCATCCTTATGGCATTGCCCATCATGAGTCGAGTGTTTCTTTTTGCTGGTGCCTAAACGTTCCTCTTCACTGTTATAGAATAGAAATACAACATCAGAACACATCAGTTCCTGTCCATCCTGTCCATACATATACTTTCTTTACGTGCTAGTGGAAGAAACATAAAGATATGTAGAGACCCCTCTTGTTTATGCACTGTTACTCAAATGAGATTAGATTAATCTTAAGGAAAGTCTGTCAGGGGACATACGCCTGGAGAAAGGGATCTATGGTGACaatgagaagaagagagaatCCCATCACCGATGCCTGCCAGATGACTTGGCTGAATCACCAAAGCCAATGACTGAGGGTAAGCTAAGCATGTGCTATGTAGATTAACTTTCCCCTCTATGTCGTCTTTGACTTATCCTTTTGCAGAACAGAGGATAACCCACTCTGGAGCCTCTATATAAAAATACCTCACTGAAAACCTTCCTGAGGTGATTGGGTTCATTACATACTTGATTCGATCTAACAGGATCTATGCTGCTGGTGCATTATATGAATAAATACAAGTTAAGTTATTTAAAGAAGAATACTACATGACTAATGAATCATAGAGAAAAGTGTAAAGAGTATTATTAAGGTGCTTTGGTCCTGTGCTTATGAAAATATGAAGCCTTAAAAACAACTAATCCACTCAAGATTTTTGATTGGCTCTGTTGTCCAGCCTTTCAGCTCTAATAATATCTCACCAGTCCAGATTTATTCTCAGAAGTGACCTCTTACCCCATTCTCACTGCCCTGACAATCATACCTTGCCCATGACACAACACTCTGCCAATGCTGTCCCTTTAATATTTATTGATTGCTCTTCCTCCTACCTTTCTGTTTCAGCTTCAGAAAACTCCAACTTTTGTTGCCTCAACTTGTTTTTCTCTGCATGCATTACCTCCAACTAACCATCTTACCCTTCTGTTTAGCCTTCCTTCCTTGGATAAGTCAGTAATTACCGTGgcaggaagaggaggatgaaggagAGG carries:
- the LOC140554177 gene encoding L-threonine ammonia-lyase, with amino-acid sequence MNFAAQFFYANYMGEGSPPRRRYSDNEEYDPFWQSEEERLGTSKKKHSTHDGQCHKDGPISNGTLARRPTLICPERLRDFGAEEYLNGDVKTFETRVVGGPEVQLMAPPKPSVKRSKEYKSSPKPPVEYLRFEDISAAALKIQQAGIQKTPCTYSRLSKLYGMEIYLKKEHLHYTGSLKERGVLYLLSTLKQDQQKKGVIVATDCNFSMAVAYHAVELRIPVFVIMPAYSSPPRLRMYRDYGAMVISYGSTARDSQNHARHLAKENGYLCLEEDDSAVYLAGLGTVGIEIHEQVPKLDAVIVPAGGQCGVLAGTAAAIKHLNPRISVIGVEPEEFPLLLQSFKTDSPIKDLYCTPNKKLYGDLVQHSLGTHTFQLAKKLVDKVISVREEDSLVAMLRFQEYEHTTVDTEGAMGLAAILAGQLPELKGKRVAVLVSSANMELDLVRQCVDRALVLDDRVSRFTVQLGDWPGDMAKLLDMLAREDVRLLDVCHSRYSDKAELFKAQVECVVETRDKTQNCQLRRTLSDRYPTLRWLDR